The DNA sequence TGTTTCAGAAGCATCTGATAAGAGGGATGTCAAAACATTAAGGAGGAATTTAgataatttacattttgttcttttagaTTTCTGTCTGCTACGTCCATTAAAAATCTATGCCATGAAATATTATGAATAAGGTATATAGGCATCTTAAAGTATAAAGATACAGGACATTTTAATATTGAGAACTATAACTGTAGGAATGTCTGTATTTCTTGACAGTTGCTCATACGATTGATTTCAAACTTTGCAGAGTATTTCTGATGACCCAAGGAAGAGCAGAGTTTTTTGGATGAGTGATTGTtgggagtaaaaaaaataaaagacaaacagaatttactccatttattttaaactgtaaacGGCACTTGCTGTCAACCATGTTAACGGCATGGtaccaatgttttcttttgagtTGATAAAACTAGTtctttattatcataattattgtgttttctaaGTCGCAGTCGAACAGAAACAAACCATTTGGAAGATAAAGTCACTGACCTCTGTCAGCAGGAAGAGTGGAGCTCAGTAATGAATGGAAAGTGTGCCCCCCAGTGGCACCTCGCTCGTGTTGCACCTCAACCAGGTGGGCCATGTAGTCTGTTGCAGAGGAAATACAAAATCAGACAAATCAGAAAGATTTACAACCAAACTCAAAATCTTAAGAACAGAATATCTGCAGAAGACTCTTACGCTTGTCCATGATGTTCTGCTCAAGTGTATCTGTGTCATGGGAAACAGCCTGATCCAGGTACTGCAGCAGTTTACTCATGCTGGACACAGGAATGCCGAAggactgaacaaacagcagcagctgctgaggcTCCAGGTCCTGCAGAGCTGAGGGAAACATGTGCAATGATTAAAAGTAGAAAACAATATGTAATTGATGAGCCATGTTTGTTTCAGCAAAGTAGGAGAAGTTGTACCTGCGTCAACCAATCGAGAGACCTCTGATCGGATCATCCTGAGTTTCAACCAATCAGGCAGCAGAAGGGCCTCTTCTGACGTGTCAACCAGGAAGGCAGTGGGTAGAGGTTTCTTGTCAGGGAACCAAATGTCCAAAAGAGCATAGAAATCACTCTCTCctgtaaatattgttaaaaaacaaatacaatatcaAAGATGTTCTTCATCAAAGCACACATTAAAATCTGACATGCACAGAACTACCTTTAGGGGGCCCCAGAGTCAGCAGGATGACCATAGCATGGACTACAAGGATGTGCATGGTTGCAGTTTCCCCTGTGGTCCAACGCAAAAACACCTGGTCCTGAGATTCTGactaaaaaaggaaaacattgtCATTGTTAATCCACCCTGTTCTGTATAATTCACCAATCAATATCAAACAGGCATTAATCTGCAGTTATGAGGGGAATTTCCATTTGCTTTACATTGCGGTATAAGGAAGCCACGGTGAGAGAACCCACAATAAGActccaaaaatgtaaatgacaaaGTCGTTCATTTAGTGGTGCTCACCCAGCTGTAAAGATCCTCGCCCTCTTtcgtcttcctcatcctcttaATGTAAGCAGAGAAGATGGTGAGGAAAGCAGAGAGCACAGCATTGGACTCAGGCCTGGTGGAATGTTTGGCGAACATGCTGTTCATGATGGTGGAACGTTCGACAATCAGCCGCGCAACATCCTGCAGAGAGCGAAACGAAGAACAGTCAGTGATGATCTGTGACAACATCAAAACTTGatttcaaacaaaaagcatGTTATGATGTGATTACCAGTGCAAGGTCATTATGAGAGGCCTGCTCCTCCActggtgcatgctgggaaaggtAGATGAGATAGGCACTGATCGTCTGTGGGTCGGTCTCCATGTGAATGGCCTGTGAGGGGGCAAACAGACAAGACTTATTCTTCTATCGCTTACTCATTATTCCACCTTTACCTTTGCTTCCGGTTATGCACAGTTCACTGCTTGAGTCGGATGCTGACCTGCTGCAGAGCAGTGGACGTCATGCCCCTCACGCTGTCGAACAACGGGAGTTTTGGGAGGTCCTGcagcagccactggtaacccGGCAAGAGCTCGGCATCTGCAGAATCTTCCTCCATGGGTTGTTCCCGCTCATCTCCATCCTTCAAGCCTCCTTCGGTCAGCACCAGAGACAAACCCTGGACACAAATATATTAAGTCAAATGgggtaattttttttaaacagcaacACAATGCTGATAGGGATTGTAACATGATATATGCTTCCACTGAGTTCAATACCTTCATAGCCAGGACTCTCGATGCCACCTGAGAGGAGCTAAGACGACGCAGGAAATAATCCAACACTTCACATGTTGTCTGTTCATCAGCCTTAGGACCTAACAAAAGATCCTGCAGTCGTCCAAGCAGCTGCCTTTGCTTTTGTTGTCTCTGAGAGGAACAGACAGGGTTTAGGACTCAGTCGCTCAGAACAAAACtaatataaaaacaggaaagCTTTCGTTTAAAATCATCAACATACTTGTCTCTTCTTGGCCCTCTGCTCTTTGCTCTCTCCTTCTTCGTCGTCCTCTATCGGCAGACTTTCATCTGCAGCATCATGCAGAAGGAATTCACACAGGCACTGCACTGGAAGCACATCCAGGGACCCCTCACTGGACTGAACCAAATCAGCCAACCAGGGCATGGACTGAGAGGAAGCCTGTGATGGATTGAAAATGCACCTTACTTACTTGACCAATGGTGACACTAGGAAgtgttatttcctcttttattaGGTGGGCTACATGGTTTTAGGCTCAGTAGATCTATCCCGGGCCAGTGCTTGAGCTGCCGACACATCTCTGTTATCAAAGGTACaacatatatatgtgtgagtgCCTGGTACCTGTCTCTGGATGATGTTGAGGAGGAAGTCTGGGTTGCGGCTGCGGCAGAGGAGGTGTCCCAGACGCAGGGACTGGTTGAGGGTTTTGACTTGCTCCTGGAACTGTGGTGGAGGTCGACGAGGAGGACccctgaacacaaacaaaaaccatTAGTCCTTCTCCCAGTGAACCAGCAGTGACTCATTTATCTAGAGTAAAACAGGATGTTACTACTGACTTTAAGTGGTAAAACCTAAACTTAACTGTCCACTGCATAAAAGGTAGGACTAAGACACCACATTTGATTATAACTGAGGCCTTTTTCAGAAATTAACACCTAGATACAAGGTCATAACATAActgaaacaacaggaaactccTTATTATCCTTATCTATTACCTTTTAGGATTTAAGGTgcaattattgtattttttacctAGACCTTAGTACAATATCTAATTTTATTATatactctaataataataaagtaaaaggTTTAAAGCTGCATTACATTGATATAGGACAGTATCATGGGAGTTACAAAAAATATCAGGATTAAAAGTACTTTAAGCCAAATAAGTAATttcaaaacattcatatttatgAGCAGAGATTTTCCCTGCTCCGGTGGATTTCTGTTTTAGTCACATTTAAGTCAATATTTCACAAACTGTGAAATACTTTCTCTGGGTGTCTTACTGTGGATCCAGGCTGGTGAGCTGAGATAACAGCAGACTGTTGCTCTCTGTGATGGTCTGCTTGGTGGACGCTGCAGCCAGGTGACTCTCAAAGGCCAGAATGTCTTGTTTCTCTCGCTGGGCCATCTGCAGCTCCCTGTTGatcatctctgtctttgtgtcctCATCAGCAATGGTGCAAGGAGGGTAGCTGTAGTTACTATACACAGAGACGTGTGTTAGTTAAGCTTCATCAATCAACTTGGAGTCACCTAACTCGCAATGATCGCCTTTACCTACTTTGTCATAACCATCTCCATGAGCATTTTCAGTGTTGGATAGCCGTCCCAAGCAGCCAAacctaaagaaagaaaacaaagaaatgtcacACAATATATCAAAAGACACGATTTAATGACtttgaatacatttgaaaacTAAATTTATGTATGAAACATAAATTTAAATGTTACCTATTTTCTGTGGATTAAATGCAGCCaccacaagcagcagcagccatgccTTCCAATAGAGCATGGATATCGCCAGATTTGGTGGTTGGTACCTTAAAAATTTAACATAGAGTCATTCCTTATTATCGACAGAAAACTGTATGACCTaatggtgtttttaaaaagacattggATGTACCCCGCTGGCAGCTGAATGTTCTCTGGATGGTGATATGTGCACAGATTCAGCACTGCATCGATGAGTTGGATCCTTTCCACTTTCAGGACCTCCAGATCTGTTTTTGAACCGTCAGCCAACTCTGCagcttaaaaaaataaagaacaacaTCACGTATTTGCCTTTTGTTCTTGTTTAGCTGAAACTATTTTGCTGACTTGAGAGGATAAGATGTAAATAAGGAGATGACCcctttgaatataaaaaaaaaatggtttctcATTAAACTGAAGCATGCAAAATGTACAGAGTgacacactgaacacactgacacagttaCAGACGATTGGATCCTCACACACCTTCAGACTGAACTCCAGCAGCCCTTTTAACCAGGTGATCTGCCAGCTCCATGGCGTCAGCCGGGCCCAGGGGCAAATCACGCGACAAGCCGATCACCAGAACGCGCATCAGTGTGTCCTCCAACAGAGGCACCTCGGAGCACAGACGAAGGAAGAAactgaggagagaaagaaaaagatatcAGTTGCTAGTGTAGGTTGGTAGATGCAATCTGAAGAAACACAAattttaaacctgaggggaGACTTACTTTCTGTCACTCTCAGGAGGCCAGTTGTCCCACTTGTAATATGTCTCAGGTTGCTCTgtgaaaagcactttgtgaaGGCTGCAGGTGGGAGAGGTGATGATAAATTATGTTCAACATAGATGGAAACATCATTGGTTTAAGAGGCACAAACTGTTCAGGGGCAAGCAGATACCGACCAATGAACGTAGTCTTTCGCACCAACTTTGCTGATGGTGGGAACCACAGTGTGAAGCCACCACACAGCGTCCCTCTGTATGGAAGCAATCTGATTCTGGAACGACTTAAGGATGTCCAGATCTGAAACAATCCAGACACGCGTTTAGTGGGAAATACAAACACCTATTAAAAATGCGTTATGGTTATTAAATGCAAGATAAGAACAAACACACGAGACTGACTCTTCTTCTCGCCCTTGTCCCATGCAATGCCGGCTTCTTTGACCTGAGCAGTGATGCCCAGCATCATGGAGACAGTCAGTAAATCTGTCACTTGGATAACAAAGcgctcctgcagagagagacagcgataAACAGTTCAGAGCACAATTTAAATGCAGGATGATTGCAGCTAAAATGACAGGGGGAGTTTTCATTTGATCTTACTTTGAACTCCATGTCCACATAGCTggtctccttcctctcctgcatTAAACCGAAGCAGAAGGACTGGAAGTTAATCTCAtgctttgtctgtttgatgATCTCTCTCAGCAAAGCTCGGGAGGCGCGGAGGTAATCATCCTTATTGGTTAGCAGGTCCTGGAACACCATCGCCAAGAACTACAGACAtaaagggagacagagagagggaaataaaagaatttagacacagaaataaaaaagccaagagaggaaaaacagacactgatgaagacgACAAGTCTTCCATTTCCATGTTTTCCATTTGTACCTTCGGAGCCTGTTCTGGGCTGTGCTGGAGCACTGTATGGAGAACTTGCATGTTGTTGGGATTTCTGGCATTGGACAGCTCATTGAAGATCACCAGCTTCACCATCGTGGCCAGGTTGTCTTTGTTTGCGTTCAGCAGCTCCCTGGAGAATCCCACAGCAAAGTGTCAGTTAATGCGAGTCACCAAAGACAAAAGAAGTAAGATTAACTGAGACTAagacacacctgacacacaacATGTAGTGGTTGAGGAGGACTTTAGGTTTGAGCCGGATCTTGATCAGGTTGGAGATCACCTCCATGTCGTCTGCTCCGTGAGTGTTGCAGTTCATACACATAGACATGAGGAGGTCCTGGGCCGGTCGAGTAAGCTGCAcgcattaaaaataaaagaaagcaagttaataatcaatttaaaacaataatcaacAATATTAGTTTTTCTTATGGAATTATAGAGTCAAGATTGAATTTCCAAATGCAATAGCTTACAGCAACTATAGCCAGTGAGATACAGTGACATAAAGCCGTTCAGGTGTTTGTTTATTCCAGGGTCTGACGCTTCTTACCTTTGGGTTCTGGAGCCACATCTCCAGCCTCTGCACGGCCATGAGTCGGGCCTCTTTGTAGCCACATGTGGCTGTAAGCAGACGAAGCAGGTTCCGTGACACGTTGTCCATCGGCTGCCTGCGATTCAACTGATCCCTGAGCACGTCCAGCACATAGTCCTCCACACTCTCTGCCAGTTCTTCATACCTACAATAACCCCAGAGGGAGCGACAGAGGGAAAATGTTACAGCAACTCTTGATAGATTCTGCAGAAATCATAAATTTCCTTGTCATCTAGACTGGAAAATATTGACACTGAATTTTGTCTAAGCGCAAATGACAGTTTTGAGTGACGTCTGTTGGACAGAGTTTTGTAGTGTAACTCACGTCTAAGAATATGACTATTTTTCATACCTCGGCATCACCTGCCAATCACCCTCGGGGCTGAGTTTCTCCTCTGCTATCAGCAGTTCTGTCTGGCTGTCATCCTCATCAGGAGTTGAAGGGTGGGGGCTGCTAcctaaaaagggaaaaaagtgCCATTAACAATTGAcaattttccttttcctgcaATAGCAATTCTAACCATCCAAAAATCCAGTCTATCTTCTCTATGCACTGCACCTGCACTGAGATCTCCACCAGAGCGACCGGTGTCCACCTGAAGCAGCATACTCTTCGGAGGCATCTTTGTGCCAAAAGCAGTCTGGATGTTGTCGACGAAATTCTTACAGTGAGAACTGTCAACCCAGATTCTTTCTCCCAGAGAGTCTTCAATGTAAACctgcaaaaacatttcagaagtCAAGGTTTAGACAtgcctgaaataaaaatgacttttatttgactgttaAGGAGATTCTCACTTTAACAAAAATCTCAGGCCAGTTCTCATCCTCCTCGTAGGCGGCCATCAACAGATTGCACGCAAGAACAGACACCAGGCTGTTCCCCTTCGCTTTGAAGTTGATAGAAGCATCGCGACGCAGGAGGCTACAGAGGGCCTGGTGGCAAGAGCGGGAATAAAGTCAGAAAGACAGTACTTAAAATCCAACATCTGTGAGGTTCAAGTCAATTATTTTGCAATACTTTGTTgagtgttttagttttaataaaGACAACTTTCcagttattctttttttctcatgcattaacataaataattcaaagcaaagtaaaaaagtaaacaaGTTAATAAATGCAtaatacatgtttaaatattttaccTTCTGGGCTactttgtgatttaaaaacaagcaaaggCTAAGGGATGATGTACATTACATAATT is a window from the Hippoglossus hippoglossus isolate fHipHip1 chromosome 8, fHipHip1.pri, whole genome shotgun sequence genome containing:
- the ints1 gene encoding integrator complex subunit 1 isoform X5; translation: MNRPKPTTLRRPSAAKPSAHPPPGDFIALGSKSQGAEPKAPAVLLKPASTGLPADRKRETSSALPSSSGLSSLTKRPKLSTTPPVSALGRLADVAAVDKRAISPSIKEPSVIPIEVSPVVLLDEIEASESEGNDDRIEGLLCGAVKQLKLNRAKPDITLYLSLMFLAKIKPNVFATEGIIEALCSLLRRDASINFKAKGNSLVSVLACNLLMAAYEEDENWPEIFVKVYIEDSLGERIWVDSSHCKNFVDNIQTAFGTKMPPKSMLLQVDTGRSGGDLSAGSSPHPSTPDEDDSQTELLIAEEKLSPEGDWQVMPRYEELAESVEDYVLDVLRDQLNRRQPMDNVSRNLLRLLTATCGYKEARLMAVQRLEMWLQNPKLTRPAQDLLMSMCMNCNTHGADDMEVISNLIKIRLKPKVLLNHYMLCVRELLNANKDNLATMVKLVIFNELSNARNPNNMQVLHTVLQHSPEQAPKFLAMVFQDLLTNKDDYLRASRALLREIIKQTKHEINFQSFCFGLMQERKETSYVDMEFKERFVIQVTDLLTVSMMLGITAQVKEAGIAWDKGEKKNLDILKSFQNQIASIQRDAVWWLHTVVPTISKVGAKDYVHCLHKVLFTEQPETYYKWDNWPPESDRNFFLRLCSEVPLLEDTLMRVLVIGLSRDLPLGPADAMELADHLVKRAAGVQSEAAELADGSKTDLEVLKVERIQLIDAVLNLCTYHHPENIQLPAGYQPPNLAISMLYWKAWLLLLVVAAFNPQKIGLAAWDGYPTLKMLMEMVMTNNYSYPPCTIADEDTKTEMINRELQMAQREKQDILAFESHLAAASTKQTITESNSLLLSQLTSLDPQGPPRRPPPQFQEQVKTLNQSLRLGHLLCRSRNPDFLLNIIQRQASSQSMPWLADLVQSSEGSLDVLPVQCLCEFLLHDAADESLPIEDDEEGESKEQRAKKRQRQQKQRQLLGRLQDLLLGPKADEQTTCEVLDYFLRRLSSSQVASRVLAMKGLSLVLTEGGLKDGDEREQPMEEDSADAELLPGYQWLLQDLPKLPLFDSVRGMTSTALQQAIHMETDPQTISAYLIYLSQHAPVEEQASHNDLALDVARLIVERSTIMNSMFAKHSTRPESNAVLSAFLTIFSAYIKRMRKTKEGEDLYSWSESQDQVFLRWTTGETATMHILVVHAMVILLTLGPPKGESDFYALLDIWFPDKKPLPTAFLVDTSEEALLLPDWLKLRMIRSEVSRLVDAALQDLEPQQLLLFVQSFGIPVSSMSKLLQYLDQAVSHDTDTLEQNIMDKHYMAHLVEVQHERGATGGHTFHSLLSSTLPADRDASETSKAKVTVETPHSSVKMRSASQLPAVGPDDDLTGMLLQIFPVKVDPRWHGPPPSHLSLALQQALAKELMRAKQGQVQQGGLAFRLLQAIAALLTSAHAGPIVMSMHRSHALSCPLMRQLHLYQRLVSQDVAFSSLFLKVIVEVLIWLDNPTVEAGPLKTLLRSLASQNSHKHRHNDVRTGFLHLAEALAYRRDTEVPLRTIIAMLKAGDRCNAEAELIGKVLQGLMEVKSPYLEELLSLLMTVGTQNGTAGPVAMVISLLLQESEERAVKKEVDSNNSEVTKSGLSSGLLVDWLEHLDPEVTSVCPDLQQKLLFTLNKVRGTPAYRPYLLALLTHQSNWCTLLQCISALLCKRRDYKLDPSSALDFLWACSHIPRIWQGRDQKIPQKKTEKFVLRLSSEELISMVDLILSESELNSRDTQRDDSSSSSVDQASRSLIQSRLPLLHSYCNGDLENIKKVSEYLISCTKKWEDSSMNKRCQNFLLQIYLHFPEVIQHVTLPEGTLSSGGAADGSSCKLDVLVHRLVTLLADVGDSKSVENRVSDANLACRKMAVSHPVLLLRHLPMIAGLLHGRIHLNMQEFRQQNHMAFFSNVLAILELLQPLVFHSDHQRALQNCLLSFMKVLQNFQRTRSPLVFINKFLQFTQKYITHDAAAAIPYLQKHSNILQNMSAENPDLVQLRSLLAGLTLPVKNSSSEFAADDRDDEVSTGPLPLVNISASVSLSAGDMTMYLKKISRGEAVEDVLEVLTEVDDKSRRSPEIIQYFANDLQRLMVSSEELCRNMAFSLALRCIQNNPCLATDFLPTFMYCMGSGNFDVVQTALRNLPEYVLLCQEHADILLHKAFLVGIYGQIDTSSMIAESMKVLHMEATT
- the ints1 gene encoding integrator complex subunit 1 isoform X1 — translated: MNRPKPTTLRRPSAAKPSAHPPPGDFIALGSKSQGAEPKAPAVLLKPASTGLPADRKRETSSALPSSSGLSSLTKRPKLSTTPPVSALGRLADVAAVDKRAISPSIKEPSVIPIEVSPVVLLDEIEASESEGNDDRIEGLLCGAVKQLKLNRAKPDITLYLSLMFLAKIKPNVFATEGIIEALCSLLRRDASINFKAKGNSLVSVLACNLLMAAYEEDENWPEIFVKVYIEDSLGERIWVDSSHCKNFVDNIQTAFGTKMPPKSMLLQVDTGRSGGDLSAGSSPHPSTPDEDDSQTELLIAEEKLSPEGDWQVMPRYEELAESVEDYVLDVLRDQLNRRQPMDNVSRNLLRLLTATCGYKEARLMAVQRLEMWLQNPKLTRPAQDLLMSMCMNCNTHGADDMEVISNLIKIRLKPKVLLNHYMLCVRELLNANKDNLATMVKLVIFNELSNARNPNNMQVLHTVLQHSPEQAPKFLAMVFQDLLTNKDDYLRASRALLREIIKQTKHEINFQSFCFGLMQERKETSYVDMEFKERFVIQVTDLLTVSMMLGITAQVKEAGIAWDKGEKKSQSHLDILKSFQNQIASIQRDAVWWLHTVVPTISKVGAKDYVHCLHKVLFTEQPETYYKWDNWPPESDRNFFLRLCSEVPLLEDTLMRVLVIGLSRDLPLGPADAMELADHLVKRAAGVQSEAAELADGSKTDLEVLKVERIQLIDAVLNLCTYHHPENIQLPAGYQPPNLAISMLYWKAWLLLLVVAAFNPQKIGLAAWDGYPTLKMLMEMVMTNNYSYPPCTIADEDTKTEMINRELQMAQREKQDILAFESHLAAASTKQTITESNSLLLSQLTSLDPQGPPRRPPPQFQEQVKTLNQSLRLGHLLCRSRNPDFLLNIIQRQASSQSMPWLADLVQSSEGSLDVLPVQCLCEFLLHDAADESLPIEDDEEGESKEQRAKKRQRQQKQRQLLGRLQDLLLGPKADEQTTCEVLDYFLRRLSSSQVASRVLAMKGLSLVLTEGGLKDGDEREQPMEEDSADAELLPGYQWLLQDLPKLPLFDSVRGMTSTALQQAIHMETDPQTISAYLIYLSQHAPVEEQASHNDLALDVARLIVERSTIMNSMFAKHSTRPESNAVLSAFLTIFSAYIKRMRKTKEGEDLYSWSESQDQVFLRWTTGETATMHILVVHAMVILLTLGPPKGESDFYALLDIWFPDKKPLPTAFLVDTSEEALLLPDWLKLRMIRSEVSRLVDAALQDLEPQQLLLFVQSFGIPVSSMSKLLQYLDQAVSHDTDTLEQNIMDKHYMAHLVEVQHERGATGGHTFHSLLSSTLPADRDASETSKAKVTVETPHSSVKMRSASQLPAVGPDDDLTGMLLQIFPVKVDPRWHGPPPSHLSLALQQALAKELMRAKQGQVQQGGLAFRLLQAIAALLTSAHAGPIVMSMHRSHALSCPLMRQLHLYQRLVSQDVAFSSLFLKVIVEVLIWLDNPTVEAGPLKTLLRSLASQNSHKHRHNDVRTGFLHLAEALAYRRDTEVPLRTIIAMLKAGDRCNAEAELIGKVLQGLMEVKSPYLEELLSLLMTVGTQNGTAGPVAMVISLLLQESEERAVKKEVDSNNSSEVTKSGLSSGLLVDWLEHLDPEVTSVCPDLQQKLLFTLNKVRGTPAYRPYLLALLTHQSNWCTLLQCISALLCKRRDYKLDPSSALDFLWACSHIPRIWQGRDQKIPQKKTEKFVLRLSSEELISMVDLILSESELNSRDTQRDDSSSSSVDQASRSLIQSRLPLLHSYCNGDLENIKKVSEYLISCTKKWEDSSMNKRCQNFLLQIYLHFPEVIQHVTLPEGTLSSGGAADGSSCKLDVLVHRLVTLLADVGDSKSVENRVSDANLACRKMAVSHPVLLLRHLPMIAGLLHGRIHLNMQEFRQQNHMAFFSNVLAILELLQPLVFHSDHQRALQNCLLSFMKVLQNFQRTRSPLVFINKFLQFTQKYITHDAAAAIPYLQKHSNILQNMSAENPDLVQLRSLLAGLTLPVKNSSSEFAADDRDDEVSTGPLPLVNISASVSLSAGDMTMYLKKISRGEAVEDVLEVLTEVDDKSRRSPEIIQYFANDLQRLMVSSEELCRNMAFSLALRCIQNNPCLATDFLPTFMYCMGSGNFDVVQTALRNLPEYVLLCQEHADILLHKAFLVGIYGQIDTSSMIAESMKVLHMEATT
- the ints1 gene encoding integrator complex subunit 1 isoform X2, which codes for MNRPKPTTLRRPSAAKPSAHPPPGDFIALGSKSQGAEPKAPAVLLKPASTGLPADRKRETSSALPSSSGLSSLTKRPKLSTTPPVSALGRLADVAAVDKRAISPSIKEPSVIPIEVSPVVLLDEIEASESEGNDDRIEGLLCGAVKQLKLNRAKPDITLYLSLMFLAKIKPNVFATEGIIEALCSLLRRDASINFKAKGNSLVSVLACNLLMAAYEEDENWPEIFVKVYIEDSLGERIWVDSSHCKNFVDNIQTAFGTKMPPKSMLLQVDTGRSGGDLSAGSSPHPSTPDEDDSQTELLIAEEKLSPEGDWQVMPRYEELAESVEDYVLDVLRDQLNRRQPMDNVSRNLLRLLTATCGYKEARLMAVQRLEMWLQNPKLTRPAQDLLMSMCMNCNTHGADDMEVISNLIKIRLKPKVLLNHYMLCVRELLNANKDNLATMVKLVIFNELSNARNPNNMQVLHTVLQHSPEQAPKFLAMVFQDLLTNKDDYLRASRALLREIIKQTKHEINFQSFCFGLMQERKETSYVDMEFKERFVIQVTDLLTVSMMLGITAQVKEAGIAWDKGEKKSQSHLDILKSFQNQIASIQRDAVWWLHTVVPTISKVGAKDYVHCLHKVLFTEQPETYYKWDNWPPESDRNFFLRLCSEVPLLEDTLMRVLVIGLSRDLPLGPADAMELADHLVKRAAGVQSEAAELADGSKTDLEVLKVERIQLIDAVLNLCTYHHPENIQLPAGYQPPNLAISMLYWKAWLLLLVVAAFNPQKIGLAAWDGYPTLKMLMEMVMTNNYSYPPCTIADEDTKTEMINRELQMAQREKQDILAFESHLAAASTKQTITESNSLLLSQLTSLDPQGPPRRPPPQFQEQVKTLNQSLRLGHLLCRSRNPDFLLNIIQRQASSQSMPWLADLVQSSEGSLDVLPVQCLCEFLLHDAADESLPIEDDEEGESKEQRAKKRQRQQKQRQLLGRLQDLLLGPKADEQTTCEVLDYFLRRLSSSQVASRVLAMKGLSLVLTEGGLKDGDEREQPMEEDSADAELLPGYQWLLQDLPKLPLFDSVRGMTSTALQQAIHMETDPQTISAYLIYLSQHAPVEEQASHNDLALDVARLIVERSTIMNSMFAKHSTRPESNAVLSAFLTIFSAYIKRMRKTKEGEDLYSWSESQDQVFLRWTTGETATMHILVVHAMVILLTLGPPKGESDFYALLDIWFPDKKPLPTAFLVDTSEEALLLPDWLKLRMIRSEVSRLVDAALQDLEPQQLLLFVQSFGIPVSSMSKLLQYLDQAVSHDTDTLEQNIMDKHYMAHLVEVQHERGATGGHTFHSLLSSTLPADRDASETSKAKVTVETPHSSVKMRSASQLPAVGPDDDLTGMLLQIFPVKVDPRWHGPPPSHLSLALQQALAKELMRAKQGQVQQGGLAFRLLQAIAALLTSAHAGPIVMSMHRSHALSCPLMRQLHLYQRLVSQDVAFSSLFLKVIVEVLIWLDNPTVEAGPLKTLLRSLASQNSHKHRHNDVRTGFLHLAEALAYRRDTEVPLRTIIAMLKAGDRCNAEAELIGKVLQGLMEVKSPYLEELLSLLMTVGTQNGTAGPVAMVISLLLQESEERAVKKEVDSNNSEVTKSGLSSGLLVDWLEHLDPEVTSVCPDLQQKLLFTLNKVRGTPAYRPYLLALLTHQSNWCTLLQCISALLCKRRDYKLDPSSALDFLWACSHIPRIWQGRDQKIPQKKTEKFVLRLSSEELISMVDLILSESELNSRDTQRDDSSSSSVDQASRSLIQSRLPLLHSYCNGDLENIKKVSEYLISCTKKWEDSSMNKRCQNFLLQIYLHFPEVIQHVTLPEGTLSSGGAADGSSCKLDVLVHRLVTLLADVGDSKSVENRVSDANLACRKMAVSHPVLLLRHLPMIAGLLHGRIHLNMQEFRQQNHMAFFSNVLAILELLQPLVFHSDHQRALQNCLLSFMKVLQNFQRTRSPLVFINKFLQFTQKYITHDAAAAIPYLQKHSNILQNMSAENPDLVQLRSLLAGLTLPVKNSSSEFAADDRDDEVSTGPLPLVNISASVSLSAGDMTMYLKKISRGEAVEDVLEVLTEVDDKSRRSPEIIQYFANDLQRLMVSSEELCRNMAFSLALRCIQNNPCLATDFLPTFMYCMGSGNFDVVQTALRNLPEYVLLCQEHADILLHKAFLVGIYGQIDTSSMIAESMKVLHMEATT